The nucleotide sequence CCTCCTCACCCCGACCGAACAGCTCCGGCAGCACCTTGTTCATGACGACACCGGCGAGATCGACGGACGTCTCGGTGCGGATCCGCTCGACGAGCTCCAGGGTCTCGGTCACCGGCATCTCCTCGGGAGTGGCCACGACCACCGCCCCGGTGATCGCCGGATCGGCGAGCAGGTCGACCATCCAGCGGGTCTGGTCCCGCACCCGGCCCACCTTGACCAGCTCGTTGATCGCCTGCGGCGCGGCGAGCTGGGCGACGACGTGCCCGGTCGCCGGCGCGTCGACCACGACGAGGTCGTAGTGGCGCTCCCGCACCTCCCAGCACAGCTTGCCGACGGTGAGGATCTCCTTGACCCCTGGGGCGGCGTTGGCCACGAAGTCGAGGCTGCGGGCCAGGGGACCGATGCGGGCGAGCAGCGGCACTTTGAGCTGCAGCCGGAGGTACTCCTTGAGCGCCTCCTCCGTGTTCATGGCCATGGCGTACAGGCCTGGCGCCAGCTCCTGCGGTTCGAAGCGGTTCGGGGAGGCCTCGAAGAAGTCGGCAAGGTTGCCCTTGGCGTCGACCTCGCACACCAGGGTGCGCTTGCCCCGGGTCGAGGCCAGCAACCCGATCGCGGCGGCGATGCTCGTCTTGCCGACACCACCCTTCCCGGTGACGAACAGGAGCCGCCGGTCGAGCAGCTCGACCTCACCCGGCATCGGAGCGCCTGCCGTTTCCGGTCAGGCCGCGCCGAAGCCGATGCGGCTCTTGGTCTCGGCGCTGCTGATCTCGATCCACGCGATGCGCTCCGAGGGCACACCGACCTGCTTGCCGTGCCGGTCGGTGAGCCACAGCACCCGAGCGTGATCGGCGAGCGCGTGGTCGATGTCGGCGCGCACCTGCGCGGGATCGGCGTCCGAAGCCAGTTCGACCTCGATCTCCTTCATCGTGTGTAGGACACCGATGCGAACGTCCACCTGCGTGCTCACCTCCATCCTGCGACGGGCAGCCCGCCACGTCGACCGACGCGGCCATCGTACGGGTCAGCCGGTCGGCGTGCCTATCGTGACCACGACCCGCCTTGCTCGCCACCGAACGGTCGCGCCGCAGGCCCGACCGCCGGGGGTCAGATCAGCTTTAGCTCCGGGTGGGTCCGCCGGGTCGGGGCGAGCTCCACCTCGATCCGCTCGGCGATCGAGGCGAAGGCCTGCGCCGCCTCGCCATCGGGGTCGGAGACCACGACGGGTCGGCCGGCATCGGCTCCCTCGCGCAGCAGGGGCACGAGCGGCACCTGCCCCAGCAGCGGGACCTCCAGTCGCTGCGCGAGCTCCGCACCCCCGCCCGCTCCGAACAGCTCGTACCGGGTGCCGTCGTCGCCCGTGAACCACGACATGTTCTCGATCACGCCCTTCACGTCGAGGTTGACCTTCTCGGCCATGAAGGCCACCCGCTGGGCCACCCGCTGTGCCGCTGGCTGCGGTGTGGTGACCACGTACACCTCCGCCCGGGGGAGGAACTGGGCCAGGGAGATGGCGATGTCACCCGTTCCCGGCGGGAGGTCGATGATGAGGAACTCCGGGTCGTCCCAGTAGACGTCGGTGAGGAACTGCTCGAGCGCCTTGTGGAGCATCGGGCCGCGCCAAATCACCGGCTGGTCCTCCTCCACGAAGAACCCCATCGAGATGCAGCGCACGCCGTAGCGCTCCGGCGGGACCAGCATCTGGTCGATGACCACCGGCGGGCGGTCGACGCCGAGCATACGGGGGATCGAGAAGCCCCAGACATCTGCGTCGACCACGGCCACCGACCGGCCTCGCCCGGCCATGGCCACGGCCAAATTGGTGGTGACCGAGGACTTCCCCACACCGCCTTTGCCCGACGCCACCAGCAGCACCCGGCTGCGGGAGGACGGGTCGGCGAAGGGGATGGCACGGCCCTCGGCATGACCGTGTGCGGGACGGCTCCCGGCCGTCGCGGCGGGATCGCCGTGGAGCCGCTCACGCAACCGCGCCCGCTCCTCATCGGTCATCACCGTGAACTCCAGCTTCACCTCCTCCACGCCGTCGAGATCCGCCAGTGCGGCGCCGACCCGGTTCCGGATCTCGTTTCGCAGCGGGCAGCCCGCGACGGTGAGCGCCACCAGCACCTCCACCCGGTCGCCCTCCACCCGCACGTCGCGCACCATGTCGAGCTCCACGATGCTGCGATGCAACTCCGGGTCCTCGACCGGGCGCAGCGCCTCGATGACCTCGGCTTCGGTGACGGACATGGCTGGCCTCCGCGGGAATTTCCCCTATGGCGGTAGGTAGAATACCGGCGTGGGAACGCCGCCACTCACGGCCACCGACTTCTCGTCCGCGGTCACCGCCATCGCCGCCGCGTTCGGTGATCCCACCCGCCGGGAGATCTATCTCTACGCTCGCTCCAAC is from Rhabdothermincola sediminis and encodes:
- a CDS encoding DUF3107 domain-containing protein; the protein is MSTQVDVRIGVLHTMKEIEVELASDADPAQVRADIDHALADHARVLWLTDRHGKQVGVPSERIAWIEISSAETKSRIGFGAA
- a CDS encoding Mrp/NBP35 family ATP-binding protein, whose amino-acid sequence is MSVTEAEVIEALRPVEDPELHRSIVELDMVRDVRVEGDRVEVLVALTVAGCPLRNEIRNRVGAALADLDGVEEVKLEFTVMTDEERARLRERLHGDPAATAGSRPAHGHAEGRAIPFADPSSRSRVLLVASGKGGVGKSSVTTNLAVAMAGRGRSVAVVDADVWGFSIPRMLGVDRPPVVIDQMLVPPERYGVRCISMGFFVEEDQPVIWRGPMLHKALEQFLTDVYWDDPEFLIIDLPPGTGDIAISLAQFLPRAEVYVVTTPQPAAQRVAQRVAFMAEKVNLDVKGVIENMSWFTGDDGTRYELFGAGGGAELAQRLEVPLLGQVPLVPLLREGADAGRPVVVSDPDGEAAQAFASIAERIEVELAPTRRTHPELKLI
- a CDS encoding ArsA family ATPase is translated as MPGEVELLDRRLLFVTGKGGVGKTSIAAAIGLLASTRGKRTLVCEVDAKGNLADFFEASPNRFEPQELAPGLYAMAMNTEEALKEYLRLQLKVPLLARIGPLARSLDFVANAAPGVKEILTVGKLCWEVRERHYDLVVVDAPATGHVVAQLAAPQAINELVKVGRVRDQTRWMVDLLADPAITGAVVVATPEEMPVTETLELVERIRTETSVDLAGVVMNKVLPELFGRGEEEIFRALREPERVAALEAAVGGPVEPVLAGAELAVTLRRTRAEHITRLRSELPGGVPLYYVPYLFTRTHGVRATHNVADALGAELGY